A region from the Aphis gossypii isolate Hap1 chromosome 1, ASM2018417v2, whole genome shotgun sequence genome encodes:
- the LOC114126688 gene encoding transcription factor IIIB 90 kDa subunit, with the protein MKCSDCGSLNLDSSDGPTVCMDCGGVMDESHIVSEVQFEETDHGSRAVGQFLSSDSQAANFHNFGSAFHHGMKQPSREMTQAKARRGIQVLSNSLNLSPQTLENACVYYNMALKRHFTRGRKNALIYAASVYIACRMEGTMHMLLDVADASEVNAFELGKTYLRMMQTLTLTVPSLDPSIFLMRFVNSLDFGDKTHNVYTTAMRLLQRMMRDSIHTGRRPSSLCGAALLISGRMHDFNRTTDDIIKVVHCHHATLKKRLLEFKDTPSSMLSIEEFMSVDLEETHDPPSYRVARAKDKERIDKFFEANDSEKVIDEVKTAIEKELNKKKNTTVLGVNLVEIAATASPEPGGSSKPANVGPSLEIMGLSENKRSYEDDDEEDSLYDVVIDEDEIDSYILSKESHELKRNMWMKMHGTAFRKMQLNREERAKNPKVIKAKEKKARNSLRTPAKTAAEAVERVLKKKKLSSKINYDILDNLDSFVNSDSSSLPGL; encoded by the exons ATGAAGTGTTCAGACTGTGGTTCTCTGAACCTCGATTCCAGTGATGGACCAACAGTATGCATGGACTGTGGTGGCGTCATGGACGAATCACATATTGTGTCTGAAGTTCAATTTGAAGAAACTGACCATGGATCTCGTGCTGTTGGGCAGTTTTTATCATCTGATTCTCAAGCTGCTAATTTTCACAACTTTGGCAGCGCTTTTCACCATGGCATGAAGCAACCGTCTCGAGAAATGACTCAAGCAAAAGCTAGGCGTGGTATACAAGTGTTAAGCAACAGTCTCAACCTTAGTCCTCAAACTTTGGAAAACGCTTGTGTCTACTACAATATGGCATTGAAAAGACATTTTACTCGCGGAAGAAAGAATGCTCTGATCTATGCAGCATCTGTCTATATTGCGTGCCGTATGGAAGGCACTATGCACATGCTATTAGATGTAGCTGATGCTAGTGAAGTTAATGCATTTGAACTAGGAAAGACATATTTGAGAATGATGCAAACATTGACTCTGACAGTACCTAGTCTTGATCCCAGTATTTTCCTTATGCGTTTTGTTAATTCTCTAGATTTTGGTGATAAGACCCACAATGTGTATACAACGGCCATGCGATTATTGCAAAGAATGATGAGGGACTCAATTCATACAG gtAGAAGACCATCTAGTTTGTGTGGTGCAGCTTTATTGATTTCAGGGCGTATGCATGATTTTAACCGTACTACTGATGACATTATTAAAGTTGTTCACTGTCACCATGCTACTTTGAAAAAACGGTTACTGGAGTTTAAAGACACACCTTCTAGTATGTTATCAATAGAAGAGTTTATGTCTGTTGATTTAGAAGAAACTCATGATCCTCCATCCTATCGAGTAGCTCGTGCTAAAGATAAGGAACGCATAGACAAATTTTTTGAAGCCAACGATAGTGAAAAAGTGATTGATGAAGTAAAAACTGCAATTGAAAAAGaactaaataagaaaaaaaatactacagtTTTAGGTGTCAACTTGGTAGAAATTGCAGCAACAGCATCTCCTGAACCTGGAGGTAGTAGTAAACCTGCCAATGTAGGGCCTTCATTGGAAATTATGGGTTTATCTGAAAATAAACGGTCTTATGAAGATGATGATGAAGAGGATTCATTGTATGATGTCGTAATAGACGAAGATGAAATAGATTCTTATATTCTGTCTAAGGAAAGCCATGAACTCAAGAGAAACATGTGGATGAAAATGCATGGTACTGCTTTTAGAAAAATGCAATTGAATAGAGAAGAAAGAGCAAAGAACCCAAAGGTTATTAaagctaaagaaaaaaaagcaaGAAATTCTTTACGAACACCAGCAAAGACTGCAGCTGAAGCTGTGGAACGagttttgaaaaagaaaaaactttcatcaaaaattaactatGATATACTTGACAATCTTGACAGTTTTGTTAATTCTGATTCTTCATCCTTACCtggattataa
- the LOC114126706 gene encoding nucleoside diphosphate kinase — MSGDAYSERTFIMVKPDGVQRGLVGKIIKRFEEKGFKLVAMKFMWASEELLSKHYADLSSRPFFPGLVKYMSSGPVVPMVWEGLDVVKTGRFILGATDPKNSNPGTIRGDLCIQVGRNIIHGSDAVESANKEIALWFSEKEVVSWSRSSDSWLYGEN; from the exons ATGAGTGGAGACGCTTATTCAGAACGTACATTCATCATGGTTAAGCCGGATGGTGTTCAACGCGGCCTGGTAGGCAAGATAATCAAACGCTTTGAGGAAAAAGGATTCAAATTGGTTGCAATGAAATTTATGTGG GCATCAGAAGAATTGTTATCAAAACACTATGCTGATTTATCAAGCAGGCCATTTTTTCCTGGCCTTGTCAAGTATATGTCTTCTGGACCTGTAGTACCAATG GTTTGGGAAGGATTGGATGTTGTTAAGACTGGACGTTTCATCCTTGGTGCAACAGACCCAAAAAACTCAAATCCTGGTACAATTAGAGGTGATTTATGCATCCAAGTTGGCCG caaCATAATTCACGGTTCGGATGCTGTAGAATCAGCCAACAAAGAAATTGCTTTGTGGTTTTCGGAGAAAGAAGTGGTATCATGGTCAAGATCCAGTGATTCTTGGTTGTATggtgaaaactaa
- the LOC114126716 gene encoding JNK1/MAPK8-associated membrane protein: protein MGDYYQHFLNNHNNIDHILELRCPGYYCGRRDLGNGRTSDCGSCPSGTKVNSFHICQPCTDSPSSYDYMYLLFMATVPLLFHAVYIDLSLSSILWAFKGKSGNSQKKTKTKIVLNISAILEIFIAAAVAVLVVDPIGQLWIRSCRTQWLSDWYTVLYNPTPDYGESLRCTQEAVYPLYSMIFIFYFTCIIVLLTIRPLLSAYFGLNRGAYLKTIYAGLYFFPIAAIIHAFLGGIVYVTFPYIVIVVSVISSAIHFATEINQSAKYLIVNTVCVPRNILIVAVHWVSHGFGIVAITQLENPPVDYALLLLVPLPTLFYIATTRISEPSKILVLYCN, encoded by the exons ATGGGAGATTATTACCAACATTTTCTTAAT aatcataacaatattgacCATATACTCGAACTGAGATGTCCAGGTTACTATTGTGGTCGACGAGATTTGGGTAATGGACGTACAAGTGATTGTGGCTCATGTCCATCTGGTACAAAAGTAAATTCATTTCACATTTGTCAACCATGCACTGATTCACCATCGTCATATGATTACATGTATCTCCTATTTATGGCAACTGTGCCTTTATTATTTCATGCTGTATACATAGATCTATCTTTGTCATCAATTTTATGGGCATTCAAAGGAAAaag tggaaactctcaaaaaaaaacgaaaacgaaAATTGTCTTAAATATATCTGCAATACTGGAAATATTTATTGCAGCGGCCGTAGCAGTCTTAGTTGTTGACCCTATTGGCCAACTATGGATTCGATCGTGTCGTACACAATGGCTATCTGATTGGTATACAGTTTTGTATAACCCAACACCAGATTACGGTGAATCATTACGATGCACTCAAGAAGCTGTATATCCatt GTATtccatgatttttattttttatttcacttgtataattgttttactcACGATACGTCCTTTGCTCTCTGCTTATTTTGGTCTTAACAGAGGGGCctacttaaaaactatatatgctggattatatttttttcctatagCAGCTATAATTCATGCATTTCTAGGAGGTATTgttt atgtCACCTTTCcttatattgtaattgttgTGTCTGTAATATCAAGTGCGATTCATTTTGCTACAGAAATAAAtcag TCTGCAAAGTATTTGATTGTGAACACTGTATGTGTGCCAAGAAACATATTGATTGTAGCCGTACATTGGGTCAGTCATGGATTTGGTATTGTAGCTATAACTCAGTTGGAAAATCCACCAGTTGACTACGCTTTATTGTTACTTGTTCCTTTACCAACTCTTTTCTATATAGCGACTACACGCATAAGTGAGCCATCAAAAATACTTGTATTGTACTGTAATTAG
- the LOC114126697 gene encoding abasic site processing protein HMCES translates to MCGRTACNLKCETYCKATSYKDRKDTLYRQPEWHNEMNDNFEFKQSNNTAPTDVTPILVSGEEFVGYPSRILTPMVWGMIPPWHKGNFNNHGLSTNNCRIENITTSKLYSEPLTKGRRCIIVCEGFYEWKTTEGPGKKKPYFIYMPQKNGVSVYDTNAWESAQWSEQYGWCGPSLLQLAGIYNKWKSSDGEDVYSYSIITMESSKTFSQLHHRIPAVLENEQLIEDWLDTRRVSASQAISMLRPTDNLTWYEVSSIVNNSRNKSVDCNKPISKIVNKSSTFMTSWLSGKNKNSDNNDEDQMRKKPKK, encoded by the exons ATGTGTGGCCGAACTGCTTG TAACTTGAAATGTGAAACTTATTGCAAAGCAACGAGTTATAAAGATCGTAAAGACACATTATATCGTCAACCAGAATGGCATAATGAAATGaatgataattttgaatttaaacaaTCCAACAACACAGCACCTACTGATGTAACTCCTATTCTCGTTTCTGGCGAAGAATTTGTAGGCTACCCTTCTAGGATATTGACACCCATGGTATGGGGTATGATACCTCCCTGGCATAag ggaaattttaacaatcatggattaagtacaaataattgtcgaatagaaaatataaccaCTTCAAAACTGTACAGTGAACCATTGACTAAAGGAAGAAgatgtattatagtttgtgAAGGTTTCTATGAATGGAAAACAACAGAAGGACCTGGAAAGAAAAagccatattttatatacatgccCCAAAAAAATGGA gtttCAGTTTATGATACAAATGCTTGGGAATCAGCTCAATGGTCAGAGCAATATGGTTGGTGTGGACCATCTTTACTCCAATTAGCaggtatttacaataaatggaAATCGTCTGATGGAGAAGATGTTTATAGCTATTCAATTATCACAATGGAATCGAGTAAGACGTTCTCTCAACTTCATCACAGAATTCCTGCAGTTTTAGAAAATGAACAACTTATAGAG GATTGGTTAGATACTAGAAGGGTGTCTGCAAGTCAAGCTATCTCTATGCTTCGTCCTACTGATAATTTGACCTGGTATGAAGTGTCAAGCATAGTCAACAACTCGCGTAATAAAAGCGTAGATTGCAATAAAccaatatcaaaaat agTTAACAAAAGCAGCACTTTTATGACATCTTGGTTATCaggaaagaataaaaatagtgataataatgatgaagaTCAAATGAggaaaaaacctaaaaaataa